A region of Flavobacterium indicum GPTSA100-9 = DSM 17447 DNA encodes the following proteins:
- a CDS encoding peptidylprolyl isomerase — protein MKKLSILVSIFSLLLLSCNTKNAEVNKDLPDGIYALIETSKGDIIARLEYEKTPFTVANFITLAEGKNTYVADKYKGIHFYDGLTFHRVEMNPPVIQSGCPLGNGQGGPGYKFKDEFHPDLKHSKMGILSMANSGVSTNGSQFFITLDEIDYLDNKHTVFGEVIEGLDVLPSIVVDDEINSITIIRKGTAAKKFDAVKTFKEYFERELVLQKEIDAKSSIIKSEKVAQFKDVMKTGSKTKSGVIYKILKSGSGNKPLAGTEVFVNYSGFLEDGTLFDSSSAEMAKAFGKFDANRNETSGYNPLPVIYGDKMGMIPGFIEGLDNMKYGDKAIIFIPSYLGYGKSGAGEIPPNANLYFELEILEKK, from the coding sequence ATGAAAAAGTTAAGTATACTTGTTAGTATTTTTTCACTTTTACTACTTTCATGCAATACAAAAAATGCAGAAGTAAATAAAGATTTACCTGATGGTATATATGCCTTAATTGAAACTTCTAAAGGTGATATCATTGCGCGTTTAGAATATGAAAAAACACCATTTACAGTTGCTAATTTCATTACACTTGCTGAAGGAAAAAACACTTATGTAGCAGATAAATACAAAGGAATTCATTTTTATGATGGGTTAACTTTTCACAGAGTTGAAATGAATCCTCCTGTAATTCAAAGTGGATGCCCGCTTGGAAATGGACAAGGAGGACCTGGGTATAAATTTAAAGATGAATTTCATCCCGATTTAAAACACTCTAAAATGGGAATTCTTTCAATGGCAAATTCAGGAGTAAGTACAAATGGTTCTCAATTTTTCATTACTTTAGATGAAATAGATTATCTTGATAACAAACATACTGTTTTTGGTGAGGTTATTGAAGGGTTAGATGTATTACCTTCAATTGTAGTTGATGACGAAATAAATTCGATTACAATTATTAGAAAAGGTACTGCAGCTAAAAAATTTGATGCTGTTAAAACTTTTAAAGAATACTTTGAAAGAGAGCTAGTTTTACAAAAAGAAATTGATGCAAAATCTTCTATTATCAAATCTGAAAAAGTTGCTCAATTTAAAGATGTAATGAAAACTGGTAGCAAAACTAAATCTGGAGTTATTTATAAAATTTTAAAATCAGGTTCAGGTAATAAACCTTTAGCTGGCACGGAAGTATTTGTTAACTATTCTGGATTTTTAGAAGATGGCACGCTGTTTGACTCAAGTAGTGCTGAGATGGCTAAAGCTTTTGGTAAATTTGATGCAAATAGAAATGAAACTTCAGGCTACAATCCATTACCTGTAATCTATGGAGATAAAATGGGAATGATTCCAGGATTTATTGAAGGATTAGACAATATGAAATATGGAGATAAAGCTATTATATTTATTCCAAGTTATTTAGGTTATGGAAAAAGTGGCGCGGGCGAAATTCCACCAAATGCAAATCTTTATTTTGAATTAGAAATTTTAGAAAAAAAATAA
- a CDS encoding ABC transporter ATP-binding protein, whose protein sequence is MDTILKISNLHKKFKKVHAVNNVSLEIKKGNVYGILGPNGSGKSTTLGIVLNVVNKTSGEFSWFDGSLSTHDALKKVGAIIERPNFYPYMTAEENLKLVCKIKNIPFDKVNEKLELVGLLDRKDSKFKTFSLGMKQRLAIASALLNDPEILILDEPTNGLDPQGIRQIRDLIKIIANQGTTILLASHLLDEVEKVCSHVIVLRYGVTLYQGTVDGMLANEGFFELQSENLDALVQAVSGLQAVDKIEVQEGKVLVYLKAALEAGELNQYLFQKNIVLTHLLKRKTSLEEQFLKLTN, encoded by the coding sequence TTGGACACAATTTTAAAAATTTCAAATCTTCATAAAAAATTTAAGAAGGTACATGCGGTAAACAATGTATCGCTTGAAATTAAAAAGGGAAATGTATATGGCATTTTAGGACCTAACGGTTCTGGAAAGTCAACCACGTTAGGTATTGTATTAAATGTTGTAAATAAAACCTCAGGTGAATTTTCTTGGTTTGACGGAAGTTTATCCACGCATGATGCTCTAAAAAAAGTGGGAGCTATCATTGAGAGACCTAATTTTTATCCCTACATGACGGCTGAGGAAAATTTAAAATTGGTTTGTAAAATCAAAAATATTCCATTTGATAAAGTTAATGAGAAATTAGAGTTAGTTGGACTTTTAGACCGAAAAGACAGTAAATTCAAAACATTTTCCTTAGGTATGAAGCAACGATTAGCCATTGCCTCTGCCCTATTGAATGATCCAGAAATTTTAATTTTAGACGAACCTACTAATGGATTAGATCCTCAAGGTATACGTCAAATTAGAGATTTAATTAAAATAATTGCCAATCAAGGAACCACTATTTTATTAGCTTCACATTTATTAGACGAAGTAGAAAAAGTATGTTCTCATGTTATCGTTTTGCGCTATGGTGTTACATTATATCAAGGCACAGTAGACGGTATGTTAGCGAATGAAGGGTTCTTTGAATTACAATCCGAAAATTTGGACGCATTAGTTCAAGCGGTATCTGGACTCCAAGCTGTAGATAAAATTGAAGTTCAAGAAGGTAAAGTTTTAGTGTATTTGAAAGCTGCACTTGAAGCTGGAGAATTAAATCAGTATTTATTCCAAAAAAATATTGTTTTAACCCATTTATTAAAACGTAAAACCAGTTTAGAAGAGCAATTCCTAAAATTAACTAATTAA
- a CDS encoding T9SS type B sorting domain-containing protein has product MNKIIFILFLLVYSSVSGQNISVDSNYTAAQLVQNVLVNSGCIQVSNVSVSGGNFGSSETSYGYFNANGSILPFTDGVLLTTGKLTSAVGPNSNFSDDGSGLGWNGDTDLNTALGLSNSYNATVLEFDFVPNTSQISFDYIFASEQYLSNPGSNQCNFTDGFAFLLKEASSSSYQNLAVIPGTNTPVKVNTVRGSGTICPPANEAYFDAFNSGNYPTTFDGQTKTLTAQANVTPGTLYHIKLVIADEGNARFDSGIFLKAGSFNSRKDLGPDRLLATGNPLCSGENFVVNAFENLATAYQWFENGTPITGATSATYTINHAGEYSVEIEINSNCTIFGSIKIEQAPALLINDDSYSLCDTDTDGKANFDLNAIKTSLFTNLPTGFQIDFFETTTSTTALPSNYSNTTPFTQTIYAKITNIQNCYVPFPVYLTVNVFNPQFPNENISICNSNNELLVAPAGFSSYSWNTTPVQNTPTITVNSSGTYIVTITNSNGCTTTKTFVVSSSEAPTITSIEVNDFEEELSATVNVQGNGNYQYALNGGAFQANPTFILNESGEYEIVVNDSNGCGTATASFYALSYPKYFTPNGDGYHDTWKIENLDKKGLENSRIYIFDRFGKLLKQILASGEGWNGYFNNQMMPSSDYWFVLELTNGKTIKGHFSLKR; this is encoded by the coding sequence ATGAATAAAATAATTTTTATACTTTTTTTACTCGTTTACAGTTCAGTTTCGGGTCAAAATATTTCAGTTGACAGCAATTATACTGCTGCACAATTAGTACAAAATGTTTTAGTTAACAGTGGATGTATTCAAGTTTCAAATGTTTCTGTTTCTGGTGGAAATTTTGGAAGTAGTGAAACAAGTTATGGTTATTTTAATGCTAACGGAAGTATTTTACCATTTACTGATGGCGTATTACTGACTACTGGAAAACTAACTTCAGCTGTTGGTCCAAACTCAAATTTTTCTGATGATGGAAGCGGTCTTGGTTGGAATGGTGATACCGATTTAAATACGGCGTTAGGATTATCTAATTCCTATAATGCAACAGTTTTAGAATTTGATTTTGTTCCCAATACAAGTCAGATTAGTTTTGATTACATTTTTGCTTCAGAACAATATTTGTCTAATCCAGGTTCAAATCAATGTAATTTCACTGATGGTTTTGCCTTTTTGTTAAAAGAAGCAAGTAGTTCCAGTTATCAAAACCTAGCTGTAATTCCAGGAACAAATACACCTGTTAAAGTCAATACGGTTCGAGGTTCAGGCACTATTTGCCCGCCTGCTAATGAAGCGTATTTTGATGCTTTTAATTCAGGAAATTACCCAACAACTTTTGACGGGCAAACTAAAACGTTAACCGCACAAGCCAATGTTACTCCAGGAACACTTTATCATATTAAATTAGTCATTGCAGATGAAGGAAATGCACGTTTTGACTCTGGTATTTTTTTAAAAGCGGGAAGTTTTAACTCAAGAAAAGATTTAGGTCCTGATCGTTTACTCGCAACTGGAAATCCTTTGTGTTCAGGAGAAAATTTCGTTGTTAATGCTTTTGAAAATTTAGCAACCGCTTACCAATGGTTTGAAAATGGAACTCCTATTACAGGAGCAACCTCAGCAACTTATACAATCAATCATGCTGGAGAATACAGTGTTGAAATTGAAATTAATTCAAATTGTACCATTTTTGGAAGTATTAAAATTGAACAAGCACCCGCATTGCTAATTAATGATGATAGTTATTCTTTATGTGATACCGATACTGATGGAAAAGCTAACTTTGATTTAAACGCGATTAAAACAAGTTTATTCACAAATCTACCAACTGGTTTTCAAATTGATTTTTTTGAAACCACAACGAGTACAACGGCTTTACCTAGTAATTATAGCAATACCACTCCCTTTACTCAAACGATTTATGCAAAAATAACTAATATTCAGAATTGTTATGTTCCTTTTCCTGTTTACTTAACTGTCAATGTATTTAACCCACAATTCCCTAATGAAAATATTAGTATTTGTAATTCTAATAACGAACTATTAGTTGCTCCAGCAGGATTTAGTTCTTACAGTTGGAATACAACTCCCGTTCAAAACACGCCAACAATAACCGTAAATTCTAGTGGTACATATATAGTTACCATAACAAATAGTAATGGTTGTACAACAACTAAAACTTTTGTTGTTTCTTCTTCAGAAGCTCCAACTATCACTTCAATAGAGGTTAATGATTTTGAAGAAGAATTAAGCGCAACTGTTAATGTTCAAGGAAATGGAAATTATCAATACGCACTTAACGGAGGTGCTTTTCAAGCTAATCCAACATTCATTTTAAATGAATCTGGTGAATATGAAATTGTGGTGAACGATAGTAATGGTTGTGGCACAGCAACGGCTTCCTTTTATGCTTTAAGTTATCCTAAATATTTTACACCAAACGGAGATGGCTACCATGACACATGGAAAATAGAAAATTTAGATAAAAAAGGACTAGAAAATAGTAGAATTTATATCTTTGATCGTTTTGGTAAATTACTAAAACAAATTTTAGCTTCAGGCGAAGGATGGAATGGTTATTTTAACAATCAAATGATGCCTTCTTCTGATTATTGGTTTGTATTAGAATTAACCAATGGAAAAACTATTAAGGGACATTTTAGTTTAAAACGATGA
- a CDS encoding ABC transporter permease, whose translation MKRLLTIELQKIWLNKASRVLSIIYFLSLFLLASIALIEFDFGFFKFEAAKSGFFNFPYIWHFTTFVASWFKLFLAVIIVSMIANEFSYGTLKQNLIDGMSKQEFLLSKVYTILLFSGISTLFVFGISLVLGLKYSSYTEMSIIFSDMSYLFAYFLKHVAFFSFCLFLALLIKRSAFTLGFIFVWFLGENVGHAILKYQILGYKPQDKNTEVIDWVKDVLPLESMSNLITEPFTRLNFVKSVSNTVGASFDKNYQVQPIFVAIVLFWTLLFIFLSYLTLKKRDL comes from the coding sequence ATGAAACGTTTACTCACTATAGAATTACAAAAAATATGGCTAAACAAAGCCAGTCGTGTTTTAAGTATTATTTATTTTTTATCATTATTTTTATTAGCCAGCATCGCACTTATAGAATTTGATTTTGGATTTTTCAAATTTGAAGCCGCTAAAAGTGGATTTTTTAATTTCCCTTACATTTGGCATTTTACAACATTTGTTGCCTCTTGGTTTAAACTTTTTTTAGCTGTAATTATTGTCTCAATGATCGCCAATGAATTCAGTTACGGCACATTAAAACAAAACTTAATTGACGGGATGTCAAAACAAGAATTTCTATTGTCAAAAGTGTATACTATTTTACTTTTTTCAGGAATATCGACACTTTTTGTATTCGGCATCAGTTTGGTTTTAGGACTTAAATATTCTTCTTATACAGAAATGAGCATTATTTTTTCTGACATGTCTTATTTATTTGCTTATTTCTTAAAACATGTGGCGTTTTTTTCTTTCTGTTTATTTTTAGCTTTATTAATCAAACGTTCCGCATTTACATTGGGCTTTATATTTGTATGGTTTTTAGGAGAAAATGTAGGTCATGCAATATTGAAATACCAAATATTAGGTTACAAACCACAAGATAAAAACACAGAAGTTATTGATTGGGTAAAAGACGTATTACCATTAGAATCTATGTCTAATTTAATAACCGAACCTTTTACTCGATTGAATTTTGTTAAGTCGGTTTCAAACACGGTCGGAGCCAGCTTTGATAAAAATTATCAAGTACAACCTATTTTTGTAGCCATTGTTTTATTCTGGACACTATTATTCATCTTTTTATCGTATTTGACTTTAAAAAAACGAGATTTATAG
- a CDS encoding peptidylprolyl isomerase: protein MKLKSIVLLLLCATTTFAQKKKEVKPVHYSKKPGMYAEIYTTKGKIALELEYKKTPITVANFVSLAEGKNEFVSAELKGKPYYNGLKFHRVISNFMIQGGDPKGDGSGGPGYSFKDEFDPSLKHDKAGILSMANAGPKTNGSQFFITHKETPWLDNKHSVFGHVVEGQSVVDAIAQNDLIDKVVILKVGKEAKAFDAVKVFGDYFKNKEALEKKEKEEKEKADAALKAKVMQEFANATTTASGLKYIVLQEGTGAQPTATSNVKVHYTGMLLDGKVFDSSVQRGEPISFGLNQVIKGWTEGVQLMKEGAKYKFLIPSNLAYGERGAGGVIPPNADLIFEVELLGINK, encoded by the coding sequence ATGAAACTTAAATCAATTGTTTTATTATTACTTTGTGCTACAACTACATTCGCACAAAAAAAGAAAGAAGTAAAACCTGTTCATTATAGCAAAAAACCAGGTATGTATGCTGAAATTTATACTACAAAAGGTAAAATTGCTTTAGAATTAGAATACAAAAAAACACCAATTACTGTGGCTAACTTCGTTAGCTTAGCAGAGGGAAAAAATGAATTTGTTTCGGCTGAATTAAAGGGTAAACCTTATTATAATGGTTTAAAATTTCACAGAGTTATTTCTAACTTCATGATTCAAGGTGGTGATCCTAAAGGTGATGGTTCAGGTGGACCAGGTTATAGCTTTAAAGATGAATTTGATCCAAGCTTAAAACACGATAAAGCTGGAATTTTATCAATGGCTAATGCCGGACCTAAAACTAATGGCTCTCAGTTTTTTATTACACACAAGGAAACGCCATGGTTAGACAACAAACATAGTGTTTTTGGACATGTGGTTGAAGGACAATCGGTAGTGGATGCAATTGCTCAAAATGATTTAATTGACAAAGTGGTGATTTTAAAAGTAGGTAAAGAAGCTAAAGCTTTTGATGCAGTAAAAGTTTTTGGTGACTATTTTAAAAATAAAGAAGCCTTAGAAAAGAAAGAGAAAGAAGAAAAAGAAAAAGCGGATGCCGCTTTGAAAGCTAAAGTAATGCAAGAATTTGCTAATGCTACTACTACTGCTTCAGGATTAAAATATATTGTTTTACAAGAAGGAACTGGTGCTCAACCAACAGCAACTAGTAACGTAAAAGTACATTATACAGGTATGTTATTAGACGGAAAAGTTTTTGACAGCAGTGTACAACGCGGAGAACCAATTAGCTTTGGTTTAAACCAAGTAATCAAAGGTTGGACTGAAGGTGTGCAATTAATGAAAGAAGGTGCTAAATATAAATTCTTAATTCCTTCAAACTTAGCTTATGGTGAAAGAGGTGCTGGTGGTGTTATTCCTCCAAATGCTGACTTAATCTTTGAAGTGGAGTTATTAGGAATTAACAAATAA
- the crcB gene encoding fluoride efflux transporter CrcB produces the protein MIKNILLVAIGGAFGSVARYFLSSIFSKAQQNSFPWPTFIANILGCLIIGLLFGYIQKNQVQNETLKLVLMTGFCGGFTTFSTFSLENIQFIQNQNYSTAIIYTLSSILLGLGAIILGIKLVNS, from the coding sequence ATGATAAAAAATATACTTTTAGTTGCCATAGGAGGTGCTTTTGGTAGTGTTGCGCGGTATTTTTTGAGTTCTATTTTTTCAAAAGCACAGCAAAACTCATTTCCGTGGCCAACCTTCATTGCTAATATTTTAGGCTGTCTAATCATTGGCCTACTTTTTGGATATATTCAAAAAAATCAGGTACAAAATGAAACATTAAAACTGGTCTTGATGACCGGATTTTGTGGAGGATTTACAACCTTTTCAACTTTTAGTTTAGAAAACATTCAATTTATACAAAATCAAAACTATTCAACAGCAATAATCTACACTTTGAGCTCAATATTACTTGGCTTAGGAGCGATTATTTTAGGAATAAAATTAGTTAATTCATGA
- a CDS encoding helix-turn-helix domain-containing protein has product MAIIINLDVMMAKRKMSLNELSEKVDITLSNLSILKTGKAKAIRFSTLEAICKALDCQPGDILEFDSKS; this is encoded by the coding sequence ATGGCAATTATCATAAACTTAGATGTGATGATGGCAAAACGTAAAATGTCATTAAACGAGCTTTCTGAAAAAGTAGACATTACACTCTCCAATTTATCTATATTGAAAACGGGAAAAGCAAAAGCCATTCGTTTTAGTACCTTAGAAGCTATCTGTAAAGCACTGGACTGTCAACCCGGTGATATTTTAGAATTTGATTCAAAATCTTAA
- a CDS encoding DUF2975 domain-containing protein, which yields MEIKIGTQQILNGLFILSCLLFVGLCIDACGFIFNTIYSYFRPIGAQYYWNHLDFSDLYAFDKIRFVTTTSLTAIVLVLKAILFYLIVKLFYDKKVDLKYPFQLPMQRFIVLSSYLAFGIGIFSSWATDNYYWLASQQINLPSINELKIEGSGIWFFMSIFLFVIAQIFKRGIEIQNENDLTI from the coding sequence ATGGAAATCAAAATTGGAACGCAACAGATTTTGAATGGATTGTTCATTCTATCTTGCTTACTATTTGTAGGATTGTGTATTGATGCTTGTGGTTTTATCTTTAACACCATTTATTCTTACTTCCGACCTATAGGTGCTCAGTATTATTGGAATCATTTAGATTTTTCTGATTTATATGCTTTTGACAAAATACGATTTGTTACAACTACTTCGTTAACTGCAATTGTATTAGTATTAAAAGCGATTTTGTTTTACTTGATTGTTAAATTATTTTATGACAAAAAAGTGGATTTAAAATACCCTTTTCAATTACCCATGCAGCGATTTATTGTATTAAGTTCCTATTTGGCTTTTGGAATTGGAATTTTTTCTTCTTGGGCTACAGATAACTATTATTGGTTAGCTTCACAACAAATAAACTTACCAAGTATTAATGAATTAAAAATTGAAGGTTCAGGGATTTGGTTTTTTATGAGTATATTTTTATTTGTGATTGCTCAAATTTTCAAAAGAGGGATAGAAATTCAAAATGAAAACGATTTAACAATTTAA
- the gldI gene encoding gliding motility-associated peptidyl-prolyl isomerase GldI, whose product MHLRKHLGLTLIALAFLSCSEQQARKPISQTSGSFMKESIKRNKKLVAKEEDAIAKIIKKDTANQYIASEKGYWYAYEVKSNETTTPVKGDIAQYVYEITDLYGNQIYSKEETKPQTYYVDKQNIMIGLRHGIKLMHKGDRVKFIFTSHMAYGYHGDDDKIGTNQPIICIVTLNDIKKDSPAKTINN is encoded by the coding sequence ATGCATTTAAGAAAACACTTAGGATTGACTTTAATTGCTTTGGCATTCCTTTCTTGTTCTGAACAACAAGCAAGAAAACCTATTTCTCAAACTTCGGGGAGCTTCATGAAAGAATCCATCAAAAGAAATAAAAAATTAGTAGCAAAAGAAGAAGATGCCATTGCTAAAATCATAAAAAAAGATACTGCGAATCAATATATTGCCTCAGAAAAAGGATATTGGTATGCGTATGAAGTTAAAAGTAACGAAACCACTACACCGGTTAAAGGCGATATAGCCCAATATGTTTATGAAATAACAGATTTATATGGCAATCAAATTTATTCTAAAGAAGAAACAAAACCGCAAACTTATTATGTTGATAAACAAAATATTATGATTGGACTAAGACATGGTATTAAATTGATGCATAAAGGGGATCGTGTAAAATTCATTTTTACTTCTCATATGGCATACGGATACCATGGTGATGATGATAAAATTGGTACCAATCAACCTATTATTTGTATTGTAACTTTAAATGATATAAAAAAAGATTCTCCAGCTAAAACCATAAATAATTAA
- a CDS encoding DHH family phosphoesterase, with product MNLSEQQLAELKALLSSPKKVTIIPHRNVDGDAMGSTLGLYHILKQLNHDCVVMPPNEIPEYLKWLPGTETTLVYEGEKVGEAIKRLRQSELIFTLDFNAFHRTGEQMESILKTLDTRFVMVDHHEKPDNYAQFTFSSTEYGSTCQMIYDLVSQLGYTDLISKEAATCIYTGIATDSGGFRFPRTTGNTHRIVADLIDKGVDNTQVYINLYDNSNYNRLQLLGRALQNMRILPEYKTSYITLSQDDLDEFHYEKGDTEGIVNYGLTVKDIDFTAFFTEIKDENIIKISFRSQGSFDVNQFARNYFNGGGHVNAAGGKSFDSLEVTINKFIAILATEKK from the coding sequence ATGAATTTATCAGAACAACAACTTGCCGAATTAAAAGCCTTACTTTCATCACCAAAAAAAGTGACGATTATTCCACATAGAAATGTAGATGGTGATGCCATGGGGTCTACATTAGGCTTGTATCATATATTAAAACAATTAAATCATGATTGTGTGGTGATGCCTCCTAATGAAATTCCTGAATATTTAAAGTGGCTACCGGGTACTGAAACAACATTGGTTTATGAAGGTGAAAAAGTGGGTGAAGCCATTAAACGTTTAAGACAAAGTGAACTTATATTTACGTTAGATTTTAATGCGTTTCACAGAACCGGTGAACAAATGGAAAGTATTTTAAAAACATTAGATACTAGATTTGTCATGGTAGATCATCATGAAAAACCGGATAACTATGCACAATTTACTTTTTCGAGTACAGAATATGGTTCAACATGCCAAATGATTTACGATTTAGTATCACAATTGGGCTATACCGATTTGATTTCTAAAGAGGCGGCTACTTGCATCTACACGGGAATTGCAACAGATTCTGGCGGATTTAGATTTCCAAGAACTACTGGAAATACACATCGAATTGTAGCAGATTTAATTGATAAAGGGGTTGATAATACTCAAGTCTACATCAACTTATATGATAATTCCAATTACAATCGTTTACAATTATTAGGTAGGGCATTACAAAATATGAGAATTTTACCTGAATACAAAACCAGTTACATTACACTTTCTCAAGACGACTTAGACGAATTTCATTATGAAAAAGGAGACACCGAAGGTATTGTAAATTATGGCTTAACGGTAAAGGATATAGATTTCACAGCTTTTTTTACTGAAATTAAAGATGAAAACATCATTAAAATCTCATTCCGATCTCAGGGATCGTTTGATGTGAACCAGTTTGCACGAAACTATTTTAATGGTGGCGGACATGTAAATGCTGCTGGTGGTAAATCTTTTGACTCATTAGAAGTAACAATCAATAAATTTATTGCTATTTTAGCAACTGAAAAAAAATAA
- a CDS encoding alpha/beta hydrolase family protein, translating to MKAKIIFAITFLLTLTHVLGQTSTSFTETETELKTATGTLYGTLTLPKKFKKGPVALLIAGSGPTDRNGNNVAMENNSLKNLAHDLANKGIASLRYDKRGIAASKDAMTKEEDLRFDDLIMDAKGWISQLKNDKRFKKIVVIGHSEGSLIGMLAAKEAHQFVSLAGVGQSADKTLKEQLSSQPQMLRDIAYPILDSLKAGKTVDKVNPMLQSLFRKSVQPYLISWFKYDPAQELKNLNKPTLIIQGDKDIQVGITDAELLAKAVPTSKLVIIEKMNHIFKIIEGDKKENLASYKDPNIPNAPKLIEELSKFILK from the coding sequence ATGAAAGCTAAAATTATATTTGCAATTACTTTCTTGTTAACCTTAACTCATGTTTTAGGTCAAACTTCAACTTCTTTTACGGAAACTGAAACAGAATTAAAAACAGCAACGGGTACATTGTATGGTACATTAACACTCCCTAAAAAATTCAAAAAAGGCCCTGTAGCATTACTAATTGCTGGCTCTGGTCCAACGGATAGAAACGGAAACAACGTGGCAATGGAAAATAATTCCTTAAAAAATTTGGCACATGATTTAGCTAATAAAGGAATAGCCTCTCTACGCTATGATAAACGTGGGATTGCAGCCAGTAAAGATGCTATGACGAAAGAGGAAGATTTACGATTTGATGATTTAATAATGGATGCAAAAGGATGGATTTCGCAATTAAAAAACGATAAACGTTTTAAGAAGATAGTCGTAATTGGACATAGCGAAGGTTCTTTAATCGGTATGTTGGCTGCCAAAGAAGCCCATCAATTTGTTTCATTGGCAGGAGTGGGACAATCGGCTGACAAAACCTTAAAAGAACAATTAAGCAGCCAACCGCAAATGCTTAGAGATATTGCCTACCCTATTTTAGATAGTTTAAAAGCGGGGAAAACAGTCGACAAAGTAAATCCCATGTTGCAATCTTTATTCAGAAAAAGTGTGCAGCCTTATTTAATTTCTTGGTTTAAATATGATCCAGCTCAAGAATTAAAAAACCTAAATAAACCAACATTAATCATACAAGGTGATAAAGACATTCAAGTAGGAATTACTGATGCCGAATTATTAGCAAAAGCTGTACCTACTTCAAAATTAGTTATCATTGAAAAAATGAATCATATCTTCAAAATTATCGAAGGAGATAAAAAAGAAAATTTAGCGAGTTATAAAGACCCTAACATACCCAATGCCCCAAAATTAATAGAAGAACTTTCCAAATTCATTTTAAAGTAA